The Magallana gigas chromosome 6, xbMagGiga1.1, whole genome shotgun sequence genome includes the window GTTGTTCAAAAACATATTGTTTTGTGGGACGAAAAAATTTGGACAAACCCCCTCATACACCCATTTTAAAAGGAGTTTAAAGCAAACCCAGAAACCGACCAACAGATTTTCTGGACACCAGTAAGGTAATGTGTTCTGTTGTATGGCCCAGAAGACCGCTGTTTTCATGTGGTAGGAACACAGCAGTTTATCTTCGTCTCTAACGCCATtgttaataatttcatttaagaaCAGTTTCAGCATACCATAAGTTAAGAACTGTGTATGATTCATTGAATACACAAGTTTGTATTCTGCTTGTGTGAAAGATATTCTCCATTCGTTGTCTACTTGCTTTCCAAGTTTGTGACCTATTGCTACAAAGTGACATCCACTTCTGACGATGTCATTGGCAACATGACGTTGAGGCCATACTTGACATCTGTCTATCCATGAGAAGGCACAAGGAGGCCAGAATTCACTGATGAAACAATAAACCTCATCGTATTCTAATCCACTTCCCAGTGTCCCAGTATTACAAGGCCCATGTGTTGAAGAACCAGGAAAAGagatttttttccttatttcccTGTATTTAGAACTTGACAGCAGAAGTTTACCATTATGCCAAACACAGGCCTCCATAACATATTGTATTGCGTCATCAATGTAAATTTCGGAGGGAATCTTTATAAAGGGGAGAATTTCGATCGGGAGTCGAAGTAGAGTGAAACCTGGTGGGCTCTCAGAACAGTTAGAGATAACTGGAATCTGTGTGCCAATCTTCCGAAACTCAAACTGGGAAAAGTTCCAGAATACTCGAAAGTCACTTGGCCAAAACATTATGTCTATGTCTGACCCAGGTAGTCTTAGTCCTTCTTTTTGACTCCCACTCACCATGACACGAAttttaagctgatttttcaTCAGTTGATTCGCAATCAACTCACTATTATCAAATCTTTCTCTCCTGGAGTCCACCTGTTGTGGGGTCCCTATCTTGTGACACATTCCAACATACACTGACTCAGACATATAATGATCAGCCATCTTTCTGTAAGGTACAAAAACTATAATAGTAAAGTGAAACGATAACAAATGTGAATGCGAATTTTTATATCAGTTTATACCCGCCCCAGTATTTTGATGAtggtaaacaatattttaatggAATAGATTGCTAGTAATATTAATAGCCTATACAAAATTACTATCGAGATGTACCCAAATGGTTTGTATCTAACAATGTGTGTGTCTAATGCCATCGTTTGAAACGTGTTTGTTATCAATGTTATCGTTTTCATCCAACATCTTTTCATATAACATTCATATTGCTACATTGTGGCAGGATTTCTCTGCACTTTTGGTATTGATAAttgatatatgtaaatattaaatcacATCTATACGGAGGAGAAACAAcctcttttttttattccaagggtatattttaagattttccCACTTTTTGAATTCTGCAAAAGATATTTGTTTATAAGGTTCTAATTCGAATcttgaataaattaaatagaGCATTTGTATATAACTTAAAATGTAATACACATcattaaattgttaatattttaaattagacaGCTAATggcataaaataaatgtttcattttactgAAAATGCTAAagatttatattcatatgtaaaaaaaaaaaacaacaacacacaCCTCGTTAGATTTTATGTAGGGATTCCAATTATACTCGAACAGATTAGGTTCAAACTGTGTGTCCATTTCAATTCATATTTATGATTGTTACTGTCACGTACACCGTATATTTAAGTTAACACTTGCACATTTATAAACTACTGATTATATGTAATTAAtgtatataactttaaaataaatcaaaaaggtATTTCCTCGAAATATCTGTCAGcaagtgtgttttttttttattgtgatgCTTTTAATCATACATATAAATGAGGTAGGCATACATATTAATCGGTATTTAGGTCACTGTTCCgtgcataataaataattaaatataatattaatagaTAATGAAAACAAACGCCTTTGCCAAAGtacttttatcaaaaataataactTAATCAGaccaatatgcatgtattagcCGCCCAAAAACACAACAGGGCCACTGATAGAACAGATTGTAACAAATGGATAAAAGTGACCAAAAAAAGAAGCTTCTAGTTTCTTTTGAGAAAATagaataatttgattttgaaacataaaaaagagcctcccgtgatttagcgtgaatgtaatgcgcatgcgcaagattgtaaaatcaaaaaaattcagatgattaattatttcatttggaTTGAATTAGCTCAACTTGTACCTCAAGAtgatataaaatgttaaaatcaacatgttgATTGCATTGATAAACAAACCTTTAAGGGAACATGTTCATTTATTACAATATCGtttcttttaaatcaacatttttctttattgctATTCAGAAACGTAGAATTAATTCTGACATTGCAAATTTTTACCAGGAGGACATAGCACGAACTTCACAGTTTTTTTCCACTACAAATAAATGCAATGAAACGTTGCTATATATACGCTTACAAACGGATTAATAATGCATAATgcgatttcaaataattttgacaAACGAAAAGTACTCAATAATTGATAAAGGTATTGATGAATTTTCCGAAtaatttaaactgaaaaataGTCACGAATAAAATAAATCCTTTTTTGGGGAAATGGTCTGGTTAAAGTCATATATAGAGTTTATTTAGGTATGTATATACACTTAAGTTATCTGATGGGTTTTTGTAAGTAAACGCTATTTTGAAATAACCAGCCAggttcaaattatttttaaaatttctattagCATTTCTTAGAAACcttgaaaaatatcatattaatcaaaatgtGATTTCATACAAAGGTTCCGGAactaaaacaaatcaaatcgAAATTAGAAAATGCCAACCAACatgaacaaatataaatataacatataccttaaaaattgaaacaaaagtagaaataaattgaaatgaaattctaACTGTATCAATAATCAAAACgagaatttgaatttgaataactGATAATGTAAAAACCTGACAAAAGATTCTTCTTTTTCATAACTTTTGAGATAtctaattttaacttgttttacaTAACtacaataaatatcatatatgcatcatattttacaaaatccaCCCTTGCTATTAGGAGTCCATTCAACTTCATTTACTAGATGTATAATGACCATACCtatgtgatttttaaataagaagGTTCTCAATGTTCTTAACCATTACTCTATTGTGATGTACTTGATGAAAGTAACATCGGCAAATTCTTTCTCTTAGGGCGTCTCGTCTTTATATATGTTCATACTTGCGTGTAAAATTTCGGTTTGGGATGATGTAATTTCTGATCGTAAACATCATTTAGACTCAAATTTCGTGGAACTCAGAAATTTGAGTCTAAATGATGTTTACGATCAGAAATTAAGTATCTGCATGCAATTAGGTTGTGTTTTCAcctgaaaaaaacccactattTTTTCAGATGTTTTCTATGACCCAAACTGTAGGCGGTTTTATAAACTCGTACAGGATCCTATTTTCTTCATgtaaattacataattttattcCACCAGTGGTAACTGATCGTTTGTTGGCAACTTTATAATATCAAAGCATATTATCAGGATTTTCAGATTAATCTTCGTCAAAATCcgtcaaaaaaatcatttttaatttttgtagcCCCTGGATCAGCGTTCTAGTACTGTCCCCGTCGTTGTGAAGGAACTTTATAATACTGTTAATCTACAAGTGTACAATTTGCCAAACGACGTATTTTGCGTTTTCACAACACTTCAAGGAAAGATTTCTTGCACATATGAAATTAATACGTGTTGCCTtcagttgtaaaaatcatatattgtcTTGTTATTTAAAAGGTAAATTAAGATGGAATTAAGAATTCTGAACTCTTTTTTGCTTATGACTATAAGAATGACAAACACATTTTGCTGGATCATTAGAATTACATAAGTACAAAACAGTAGATGATTTACATAAAGTCAAAATATCGAGCACAAACGCCATGCAGTTTTGTAGATAAACTGGTTCAGGTTATTTATTCACTTTCTAATATCATCTTTTAGATACTTTATAACaaacttatattaataataaagaCAAACTCAAATCAAAAGACTCGGAACATAAAGAATCCAATCgaaaataaaacaacacaaatcaaaaagaaataaaatatacatgcagATACAACAATGAACAACAAAAAcagatacaaaataataataatggaaCTGAGAATTTGAGTTTAAATTTCTTATCTGTCAAATATTCTTCTTTTTACATAACTATTAAGGCatctaattttgatttgtttcacAATAGCTGCAAGACATTACATTTTACAGGATGCACATTTGatattgaaatttcatttaaatttcatgattcaaacattaatattttctgTGGAATCATTGTCTGTGGGAAGCGAAAGATTTCCTGGTTCGTGtggacgtaatttcgttggtagaagttatattatgtatataaaattctgggcaagggttacccacaaACTCACGGACATTGCACCTCCTCTAAGAAcaataatgattccacagtactacATGCctatgtataaaaacaaattacataccTATGGAATAAGATTCTCAAGCTTCTTGGCGTTAATCCCTAGTGGTGTTGTACTTGCTGAAAGAAACACCGACCAATTCTTTTTTAAGCCGTATCGGCTTTATATTTGTTGATCCATGCGTGTAGAGTTTCGGTTTCGGGATGACGCATTTTCGCAGAACTCAGAAATATGAGAATCCACGATGTTTAGGCTAAAAATAAtcgtattatttttcttttatttaaatgacattttggagagagagagagagagagagaaagagagagagagagagagatagagagagagagagagagcgggGATGAAGCTTTGTAGCTGATTTAAagggggcatggtcacgattttggtcaaattcaattttaatattttcattatttacaatgctttaggaatgtatttctaactagagacgagctctttgcaagcaacgattaggttttccgtcgtagctgcgtcatacttgtgacggattacaaaaaattgatagctgaccatagtacaatattagatgtgtaaacactgagaaacaaagtattacgcgggtaggttaaggcaacttttagtttaatgaccgtcaaaattatgatctatttgaaaactgtttatttttatgaaaacagtgtgttatattaataccaagtgaacgtgttcaccaagatattatttttctacttcggaatcgactcgatctttgaagctgccgtgccatggtatcacgtgacagttataAATAGAtcaattttttaccttaacaaaaaatcaaaaagtgtaacactaccccgaagttcatttgtctGTTTGTTACAATAATTCGATCGTCAATTAGTTCaggtttattagtattactgctagaatcctattgttaatcgcataaaataaatattgtaaatatttatcggaaaccctctcaacttctataatttcattaaaaatattacgtatatttcatttaaaacaataattcacaggattcta containing:
- the LOC136276006 gene encoding uncharacterized protein, producing MADHYMSESVYVGMCHKIGTPQQVDSRRERFDNSELIANQLMKNQLKIRVMVSGSQKEGLRLPGSDIDIMFWPSDFRVFWNFSQFEFRKIGTQIPVISNCSESPPGFTLLRLPIEILPFIKIPSEIYIDDAIQYVMEACVWHNGKLLLSSSKYREIRKKISFPGSSTHGPCNTGTLGSGLEYDEVYCFISEFWPPCAFSWIDRCQVWPQRHVANDIVRSGCHFVAIGHKLGKQVDNEWRISFTQAEYKLVYSMNHTQFLTYGMLKLFLNEIINNGVRDEDKLLCSYHMKTAVFWAIQQNTLPYWCPENLLVGFWVCFKLLLKWVYEGVCPNFFVPQNNMFLNNIFGEAQKRLFMRLYGLYEKGVALLLCSSSMRTSIINVLCNPRRMVRIDEQNLIPEVELDIELFHDMVEIDVIHPSSLRQCLKLLNR